One window from the genome of Paraclostridium sordellii encodes:
- a CDS encoding 5' nucleotidase, NT5C type, with the protein MKLNICIDIDGTITNPYHFIPYLNDMYNKQITEAECKTHKLEELYEVELDDLLKSFHTDYIHAYKEAKLVEGVKEVLKDLNENHNLYFVTARSEHLEDITKVWLKENELGHIDVHLLGSDYKVNKAKELECNIFIEDNPSNAIQLAQEGLTVLLVDNNYNKDIDNENIIRVNTWNDIKEFISTLK; encoded by the coding sequence ATGAAATTAAATATATGTATAGATATAGATGGAACAATAACAAATCCATATCATTTCATACCTTATTTAAATGATATGTATAATAAACAAATAACTGAAGCTGAATGTAAGACACACAAATTAGAAGAGTTATATGAAGTTGAATTAGACGATTTATTAAAATCTTTTCATACAGATTATATACATGCATATAAAGAAGCTAAATTAGTAGAAGGTGTAAAAGAAGTACTAAAAGACTTAAATGAAAATCATAATTTATATTTCGTTACAGCTAGAAGTGAGCATTTAGAAGATATAACAAAAGTATGGCTAAAAGAAAATGAACTAGGGCATATAGATGTACATTTATTGGGAAGCGACTATAAAGTAAATAAGGCAAAAGAATTAGAATGTAATATTTTTATAGAAGATAATCCGAGTAATGCTATACAATTAGCTCAAGAAGGGTTGACTGTATTATTAGTAGATAACAATTACAATAAAGACATTGATAATGAAAATATAATAAGAGTTAATACTTGGAATGATATAAAGGAGTTTATATCAACTTTAAAATAA
- a CDS encoding metallophosphoesterase, with product MSLYAIGDLHFSTAVNKPMNIFGDNWENHEKKIIDSWNSKVNKNDTVLIVGDTSWGINMDEATFDLDIIHNLPGEKIYVKGNHDYWWTTVAKLNKLYEDMSFLQNNFYSYNEYAICGTRGWICPNDVKFTEDDEKIYKREAHRLKLSLDAAKKAGFEKIIVITHYPPTNDKLEPSLFTDIYEEYKVEKVIYGHLHGKESFKMGLEGIREGVEYKLVSCDYVDFNLVKIMD from the coding sequence ATGAGTTTATATGCAATAGGAGATTTACATTTTTCAACGGCAGTTAATAAACCTATGAATATATTTGGAGATAACTGGGAAAATCATGAAAAAAAGATAATAGATAGTTGGAATAGTAAAGTAAATAAAAATGATACTGTACTAATTGTAGGAGATACTTCATGGGGGATTAATATGGACGAAGCTACTTTTGACTTAGATATAATACATAATCTTCCTGGGGAAAAAATATATGTAAAAGGAAATCATGATTATTGGTGGACAACAGTAGCAAAGTTAAATAAGCTTTATGAAGATATGAGTTTTTTACAAAATAACTTTTATTCTTATAATGAATATGCCATATGTGGAACAAGAGGTTGGATATGTCCTAATGATGTAAAATTTACCGAAGATGATGAGAAAATATATAAAAGAGAAGCCCATAGGTTAAAGTTATCTTTAGATGCAGCAAAAAAAGCTGGATTTGAAAAAATAATAGTAATTACTCACTATCCTCCAACTAATGATAAGTTAGAACCATCTTTATTTACAGATATATATGAAGAATATAAAGTTGAAAAAGTTATATATGGACATTTACACGGTAAAGAATCATTTAAAATGGGATTAGAAGGCATAAGAGAAGGTGTTGAGTATAAATTAGTATCTTGTGACTATGTAGATTTTAATTTAGTAAAAATTATGGATTAA
- a CDS encoding GTP pyrophosphokinase, with product MEYEKWDKILVPYEHAVEELKVKFKNIRKEFLKRGEYSPIEFVTGRTKKISSIISKAKRLDILDIEEMEDIAGIRIMCQFVEDIYTIVELIKSRNDMAIIYEKDYIANFKDSGYRSYHLIIRYPINTAQGYKEILCEIQIRTLAMNFWATIEHSLKYKYEHYIPEDLAMRLRRAADAAFLLDQEMSEIREHIMKAQVMYQVKSITVRDVLGKIQELYDLGETQKAIIYQRRLDRIDNERDITEIIALKSEIDALLEGYNKKRRG from the coding sequence ATGGAATACGAAAAGTGGGATAAGATACTTGTTCCTTATGAACACGCTGTAGAAGAACTTAAAGTAAAATTTAAAAATATAAGAAAAGAATTTCTAAAAAGAGGAGAGTATTCTCCAATAGAGTTTGTAACAGGAAGAACAAAAAAAATTTCGTCCATAATATCTAAAGCAAAACGATTAGATATTTTAGATATAGAAGAAATGGAAGATATAGCTGGGATAAGAATAATGTGCCAGTTTGTTGAAGATATATATACAATTGTCGAACTTATAAAATCAAGAAATGATATGGCGATTATTTATGAAAAAGATTACATAGCAAATTTTAAAGATAGTGGATATAGAAGTTATCACTTAATAATAAGATACCCTATAAATACAGCTCAAGGATATAAGGAAATTCTATGTGAAATACAGATTAGAACATTAGCTATGAACTTCTGGGCTACTATAGAGCATTCCTTAAAATATAAATATGAACATTATATACCAGAAGACTTAGCGATGAGATTAAGAAGAGCAGCTGATGCAGCATTTTTATTAGACCAAGAAATGAGTGAAATAAGAGAACATATAATGAAGGCTCAGGTTATGTATCAAGTTAAATCCATAACTGTAAGAGATGTTTTAGGCAAGATACAAGAGTTATATGACTTAGGTGAAACTCAAAAAGCTATTATTTATCAAAGAAGATTAGATCGAATTGATAATGAAAGGGATATAACTGAAATTATTGCCCTAAAAAGTGAAATAGATGCTTTACTTGAAGGGTATAATAAGAAAAGAAGAGGGTAA
- a CDS encoding MBL fold metallo-hydrolase, with protein sequence MKIINIKGNSFFARGGTNTGIYLFDDNSALIIDPGLPGVRPRNLMKYFDENGIIPKWIINTHEHNDHYGAGYQFKEKYKDIVNMSSEFSKIYIDNPVLFSSYIMGGETNAIFDKILLNKNMEQVKIDEVIKEGKININNEYIEVISLVGHTIGSIGIMTKDKVLYLGDTLIGEELLNKFELLFLYDIEEYLKSLDKVKYLDFEYCVLGHCKRPITKESTLELISKHEENVNEYLKQVKTIAKEPSTLEYILKTIINDNELSYNYKEYHFFRSTLVGMISYLIKLGDIDCQLKNGDVLYYTKQL encoded by the coding sequence ATGAAGATAATCAATATAAAAGGGAACTCTTTTTTCGCAAGAGGCGGGACAAATACAGGTATCTATTTATTTGATGATAATAGTGCTTTAATTATAGATCCAGGACTTCCTGGAGTAAGACCAAGAAACTTAATGAAATATTTTGATGAAAATGGAATAATTCCAAAATGGATAATTAATACACATGAACACAATGACCACTATGGAGCAGGATATCAATTTAAAGAAAAATATAAAGATATAGTAAATATGTCTAGTGAATTTAGTAAGATTTATATAGATAACCCAGTATTATTTTCTTCTTATATAATGGGAGGGGAAACTAATGCTATATTTGACAAAATTCTATTGAATAAAAATATGGAACAAGTTAAAATTGATGAGGTTATAAAGGAAGGAAAAATTAATATAAATAATGAATATATAGAAGTGATAAGTTTGGTAGGACACACTATAGGATCTATAGGAATAATGACAAAAGATAAAGTATTATATTTAGGAGATACTTTAATAGGAGAAGAGCTTTTAAATAAGTTCGAATTACTTTTTTTATATGATATAGAAGAATATTTAAAGTCATTAGATAAAGTTAAATATCTAGACTTTGAGTATTGTGTTTTAGGACATTGTAAAAGACCTATAACAAAAGAAAGTACATTAGAGCTTATAAGTAAGCATGAGGAAAATGTAAATGAATATTTAAAACAAGTAAAGACTATAGCTAAAGAACCTAGCACACTAGAATACATATTAAAAACAATAATAAATGATAATGAATTAAGTTATAACTATAAAGAATATCACTTTTTTAGATCAACGCTAGTTGGAATGATAAGTTATTTAATTAAACTAGGTGATATTGATTGTCAATTAAAAAATGGAGACGTTCTTTATTATACAAAACAACTATAA
- a CDS encoding YkgJ family cysteine cluster protein, which yields MATLKKIDIKKGIQFAREVNLFDELNNIYNNLPSGDCTGCGKCCMESVGTNLIEFLNIYNYLENNKALRDKCLNKVIDYYFLEYIKKSSCPFKDENNKCLIYQVRPLNCRIYGHWTKEDYNLNLSNINNKNNEYSRLIKDEYGFEINEEVVNFKINYCEDFKPENRYLKKSERLEFADSLMILDSKLYSSGVIDIEFKDRGIVEYFIESLLFENVAYNIKINVTKDEMVRNIALKRLKSIIL from the coding sequence ATGGCTACCCTAAAAAAGATTGATATAAAAAAAGGAATTCAATTTGCAAGAGAAGTTAATTTATTTGATGAATTAAATAACATATATAACAATTTACCAAGTGGAGATTGTACAGGTTGTGGAAAGTGCTGTATGGAATCAGTAGGTACAAACTTAATTGAGTTTTTAAATATATATAACTATTTAGAAAACAATAAAGCCCTAAGAGATAAATGTTTAAACAAAGTAATAGATTATTACTTCTTAGAATATATAAAAAAGAGTTCATGTCCATTTAAAGATGAAAATAATAAATGTTTAATATATCAAGTTAGACCTTTGAATTGTAGAATTTATGGACATTGGACTAAAGAAGATTATAATTTGAATTTAAGCAATATAAACAATAAAAATAATGAATATTCTAGATTAATAAAAGATGAATATGGGTTTGAAATTAATGAAGAAGTAGTTAACTTTAAAATTAATTATTGTGAGGATTTTAAACCAGAAAATAGGTATTTAAAAAAATCTGAAAGATTAGAATTTGCTGACTCTCTAATGATACTTGATTCTAAGTTATACTCAAGTGGAGTTATAGATATAGAATTTAAAGATAGAGGAATAGTTGAATATTTTATAGAATCATTACTTTTTGAAAATGTAGCATATAATATAAAAATTAATGTTACCAAAGATGAAATGGTTAGAAATATAGCTTTAAAGAGATTAAAGTCAATTATATTATAA
- the adhE gene encoding bifunctional acetaldehyde-CoA/alcohol dehydrogenase: MSKEAKKVVNMDIKKELTAEEKVNILVEKANKAKNEMLKLDQEAVDKIVKEMAKKGLDKHIELARLAVDETQRGVFEDKVTKNIFATEYIYNSIKYNKTVGVIEENEEENYKLIAEPIGVIAGVTPVTNPTSTTMFKSIIAMKSRNPIIFSFHPSAQKSSSEAAKIVRDAAIAAGAPKDCIQWIEEPSIEASNALMKNDGISLILATGGPGMVKAAYSSGKPALGVGAGNVPCYIEKTADIKQAVNDLILSKTFDNGMICASEQAVIIDEEIYDDVVDLMKAYNCYFVNKEEKKLLEGLVINKETCTINANIVGQSAYKIAEMAGIKNAPKDAKILVAELEGVGYDYPLSKEKLSPVLACYKVKGYKEGIEKCVEMTEFGGLGHSAVIHSNNDDIILEFGKKVRTGRLLVNAPSTHGAIGDIYNVNIPSLTLGCGSMGNNSTTDNVSAVNLINVKKVTMRRNNMQWFRIPERVYHEFGSVSYLEKMADTNRVMIVTDRMMVQLGYVDKLIYHLRKRTNPVMIEVFSDVEPDPSVETVLNGANVMRQFKPDTIIALGGGSAMDAAKGMWLFYENPEVDFDDLRLRFMDIRKRVFKFPKLGRQAKLVAIPTTSGTGSEVTSFAVVTDKVNNVKYPLADYELTPDIAIIDPNFVMTVPKSVTADTGVDVLTHAIEAYVSVMATDYTDALAIKAIEMVFEYLPRAYKDGSDREAREKMHNASCMAGMAFANAFLGINHSLAHKLGSEFHIPHGRANAVLLPYVIRYNATKPTKFSAFPKYKSFVADKKYAEIAKYIGLKANNTEEGVNNLIDAVNKLLTELNIPKTIAECGVSEKDFMASVDKLALDAFDDQCTPANPRYPLVSELKDIYLTAFGK; this comes from the coding sequence ATGAGTAAAGAAGCTAAAAAAGTAGTAAATATGGATATTAAAAAAGAATTAACAGCAGAAGAAAAGGTAAATATATTAGTAGAAAAAGCTAATAAGGCTAAGAATGAAATGCTTAAGTTAGATCAAGAAGCTGTAGATAAGATTGTTAAAGAAATGGCAAAAAAAGGCCTTGATAAACATATAGAGCTTGCTAGATTAGCTGTAGATGAAACTCAAAGAGGAGTTTTTGAAGATAAAGTAACTAAGAATATATTTGCAACAGAGTACATTTATAATAGTATAAAGTACAATAAAACTGTTGGAGTTATAGAAGAAAATGAAGAAGAAAATTATAAATTAATAGCAGAACCTATAGGGGTTATAGCTGGAGTAACACCAGTTACAAATCCAACTTCAACTACAATGTTTAAATCAATAATAGCTATGAAAAGTAGAAATCCAATAATATTTAGCTTCCATCCATCAGCTCAAAAGTCTTCATCTGAAGCTGCTAAAATAGTTAGAGATGCTGCGATAGCTGCTGGAGCTCCAAAAGATTGTATTCAATGGATAGAGGAACCTTCAATAGAAGCTTCAAATGCATTAATGAAAAATGATGGAATATCATTAATACTAGCAACAGGGGGACCTGGTATGGTAAAAGCTGCATACTCTTCTGGTAAACCAGCATTAGGAGTTGGAGCAGGTAACGTACCTTGTTATATAGAAAAGACTGCTGATATTAAGCAAGCGGTAAACGATTTAATACTATCAAAAACATTTGATAATGGAATGATATGTGCTTCAGAACAAGCAGTAATAATAGATGAAGAAATATATGATGATGTAGTAGATTTAATGAAAGCTTATAACTGCTACTTTGTAAATAAAGAAGAAAAGAAATTACTAGAAGGATTAGTTATAAATAAAGAAACTTGCACAATAAATGCTAATATAGTAGGTCAAAGTGCATATAAAATAGCTGAAATGGCAGGAATAAAAAATGCTCCAAAGGATGCAAAAATACTAGTTGCAGAATTAGAAGGAGTGGGATATGACTATCCTTTATCTAAGGAAAAATTAAGTCCAGTATTAGCTTGTTATAAAGTTAAAGGCTATAAAGAAGGAATAGAAAAATGCGTTGAAATGACGGAGTTTGGAGGTCTTGGACACTCTGCTGTTATTCACTCAAATAATGATGATATAATATTAGAATTTGGTAAAAAAGTTAGAACAGGTAGATTACTTGTTAATGCACCATCAACTCACGGTGCTATAGGAGATATATATAATGTAAATATACCATCATTAACGTTAGGATGTGGATCTATGGGTAATAACTCAACAACAGATAATGTATCAGCAGTGAATTTAATAAATGTTAAAAAAGTTACTATGAGAAGAAACAATATGCAGTGGTTTAGAATACCTGAAAGAGTTTACCATGAATTTGGTTCAGTAAGCTATTTAGAAAAAATGGCGGATACTAATAGAGTGATGATAGTTACAGATAGAATGATGGTTCAGTTAGGTTATGTAGATAAGTTAATTTACCATTTAAGAAAGAGAACTAATCCAGTAATGATAGAAGTATTTTCAGATGTTGAGCCAGATCCATCGGTAGAAACTGTATTAAATGGTGCTAATGTTATGAGACAATTTAAACCAGATACAATAATAGCATTAGGTGGAGGTTCAGCAATGGACGCAGCTAAAGGAATGTGGTTATTCTACGAAAATCCTGAAGTTGACTTTGATGACTTAAGATTAAGATTTATGGATATAAGAAAAAGAGTATTTAAGTTCCCTAAATTAGGAAGACAAGCGAAGTTGGTGGCTATACCAACTACATCAGGAACAGGTTCAGAGGTTACATCTTTTGCAGTTGTAACAGATAAAGTTAATAATGTTAAATATCCTTTAGCAGATTATGAGTTAACTCCAGATATCGCAATAATAGATCCAAACTTTGTGATGACTGTACCAAAATCTGTAACAGCAGATACAGGAGTAGATGTATTAACTCATGCTATAGAAGCTTATGTTTCTGTAATGGCAACTGATTACACAGATGCATTAGCAATAAAAGCAATAGAAATGGTATTTGAATATCTTCCAAGAGCATATAAAGATGGAAGCGACAGAGAAGCAAGAGAAAAAATGCATAATGCATCATGTATGGCAGGAATGGCATTTGCAAATGCATTCTTAGGTATAAACCATTCATTAGCTCATAAACTTGGTTCAGAATTCCATATACCACATGGTAGAGCAAATGCAGTTTTATTACCTTATGTTATAAGATACAATGCTACTAAGCCAACTAAGTTCTCTGCATTCCCTAAATATAAATCATTTGTAGCTGATAAAAAATATGCAGAAATAGCTAAGTATATAGGTCTTAAAGCTAATAATACTGAAGAAGGTGTAAATAATTTAATAGATGCTGTAAACAAGTTATTAACTGAATTAAATATACCTAAAACTATAGCTGAATGCGGAGTAAGTGAAAAAGATTTTATGGCATCAGTTGATAAGTTAGCATTAGATGCATTTGATGATCAATGTACTCCAGCTAACCCAAGATATCCATTAGTATCTGAATTAAAAGATATATACCTAACTGCATTTGGAAAGTAA
- a CDS encoding DUF4230 domain-containing protein has protein sequence MLQKRKKFNNNKLVILFIFLGITIGAILCSGMIFTKKPPKDTSKVLNTIEQVVELSTSKYNYSDIITIKKDKSFKNIKIPFTEKSFIIKYNGIIKGGVKSKDINIINNTSNSIIIEIEKCSIIDHYIDESNVYVYDIKNALFNRVDVNEVIEELSNGKKAYENKIIKEGFIKEIKESTTKSLKSSLKELGYKDVEINFKQ, from the coding sequence TTGCTACAAAAACGAAAAAAATTTAATAATAATAAATTAGTAATTCTATTTATATTTTTAGGTATCACTATAGGAGCTATATTATGTTCAGGAATGATATTTACTAAAAAACCACCTAAGGATACATCAAAAGTACTAAATACTATAGAACAAGTAGTAGAACTATCAACATCAAAATATAATTATAGTGATATTATAACCATTAAAAAAGATAAAAGTTTTAAAAATATAAAAATACCATTTACTGAAAAGTCATTTATTATAAAATACAATGGCATTATAAAAGGGGGCGTAAAATCTAAAGATATTAATATTATTAACAACACATCTAATTCCATAATTATAGAAATTGAAAAGTGTAGTATTATAGATCATTACATAGATGAAAGTAATGTATATGTATATGACATAAAAAATGCATTATTTAATAGAGTAGATGTAAATGAAGTTATAGAAGAATTATCTAATGGAAAGAAAGCTTATGAAAATAAAATTATAAAAGAAGGGTTCATTAAGGAGATAAAAGAAAGTACAACTAAAAGTCTAAAAAGTAGTTTAAAAGAATTAGGATATAAGGATGTTGAGATAAATTTTAAACAGTAA
- a CDS encoding manganese-dependent inorganic pyrophosphatase: MTLLVFGHKNPDTDSICSSISLTYLKNKLGQTAKAYALGDVRKEAQFVLDYFKVDAPTVLTSISNICNEDASLLLDGKANVILVDHNEYGQSIDGLENAEIVEIVDHHKLGGMKTDTPLSMRLMPVGCTCTIITQMFKENNIEIPYEIAGLLMSAILSDTLLFKSPTTTEMDKKAVEELNKIVNVDIEKYAMDMFKAGTSLDGFTVEEIVNMDFKPFDMEGKKVGIGQVFTLDIDAVLNKQDEFLSYINSTDFDMLLLAVTDIIKEGSYLIYKAEDKLISDAFGVNASQGVFVEGAVSRKKQLVPNLSESVKKNI, encoded by the coding sequence ATGACTTTATTAGTTTTTGGTCATAAAAACCCTGATACAGATTCAATCTGTTCATCAATATCATTAACATACTTAAAAAACAAACTAGGACAAACAGCTAAAGCTTATGCTTTAGGAGATGTTAGAAAAGAAGCTCAATTTGTTTTAGATTACTTTAAAGTTGATGCTCCAACTGTATTAACTTCTATATCAAATATATGCAATGAGGATGCTAGCTTATTACTAGATGGAAAAGCTAATGTTATATTAGTTGACCATAATGAATACGGACAAAGTATAGATGGATTAGAAAATGCAGAAATAGTTGAAATAGTTGACCATCACAAACTAGGTGGTATGAAAACTGATACACCTTTATCAATGAGATTAATGCCTGTAGGATGTACTTGTACAATAATAACTCAAATGTTTAAAGAAAATAATATTGAAATACCATATGAAATAGCTGGTCTTTTAATGTCAGCTATCCTATCAGATACATTATTATTCAAATCTCCAACAACTACAGAAATGGATAAAAAAGCTGTTGAAGAATTAAACAAAATAGTAAATGTAGATATAGAAAAATATGCTATGGATATGTTTAAAGCAGGAACATCTTTAGATGGTTTCACAGTTGAAGAAATAGTAAATATGGACTTTAAACCATTCGATATGGAAGGTAAAAAAGTTGGAATAGGACAAGTGTTCACATTAGACATAGATGCTGTTCTTAATAAGCAAGATGAATTTTTAAGTTATATAAATAGCACTGATTTTGATATGTTATTATTAGCAGTAACAGATATAATAAAAGAAGGTTCTTATTTAATATACAAAGCTGAAGACAAACTAATATCAGATGCTTTTGGTGTAAATGCTTCTCAAGGAGTATTCGTAGAAGGAGCTGTTTCTAGAAAGAAACAATTAGTTCCAAATTTAAGTGAATCTGTTAAAAAGAATATATAA
- a CDS encoding peptidylprolyl isomerase yields MENKNPIVTIEMENGKQIKIELYPHIAPNTVKNFVSLVQSGFYDGLTFHRVIPGFMIQGGCPNGTGMGGPGHTIKGEFTQNGHTNNLRHERGVISMARTMAPNSAGSQFFLMHANSPHLDGQYASFGRIIEGLDVVDEIASVKTDRMDKPQTPQVMKKVTVETFGKDYSDVEKM; encoded by the coding sequence ATGGAAAATAAAAACCCAATAGTAACAATAGAAATGGAAAATGGAAAACAAATAAAAATAGAGTTATATCCGCATATAGCTCCAAATACAGTAAAGAACTTTGTATCTTTAGTACAATCAGGATTTTATGATGGATTAACATTCCATAGAGTTATACCTGGATTTATGATACAAGGTGGATGCCCTAATGGAACAGGTATGGGTGGACCAGGACATACTATAAAAGGAGAGTTTACTCAAAATGGACACACTAACAATCTAAGACATGAAAGAGGAGTTATCTCAATGGCTAGAACTATGGCTCCTAATTCAGCTGGATCACAATTCTTCTTAATGCATGCAAATTCACCACACTTAGATGGTCAATATGCATCATTTGGTAGAATAATAGAAGGTCTGGATGTTGTTGATGAAATAGCTTCTGTTAAAACAGATAGAATGGACAAGCCTCAAACTCCACAAGTAATGAAAAAAGTTACTGTAGAAACATTTGGAAAAGATTATTCTGACGTAGAAAAAATGTAA
- a CDS encoding AAA family ATPase has product MATKRIAVLGGPRCGKTTLIQHLYVEMKIAGLDVGYALEYSTEYLRDKGMIETISEQYGIYLGQKKIEDDLSGFDYALTDYATFVPYIYGRFMLGDRKRTNKEIQILKDLYCLALEDIQNYDMIVYVPRQFGYVKDGVRWQDESIAIQIDEAILSFLKSENINFVEVSGSTKARAKQILELLDINYNETELLDEKDEK; this is encoded by the coding sequence ATGGCAACTAAGAGAATCGCTGTACTAGGTGGACCTAGATGTGGGAAGACAACATTAATACAACATTTATATGTTGAAATGAAAATAGCTGGATTAGATGTAGGATATGCTTTAGAATATTCTACTGAATATTTAAGAGATAAAGGAATGATCGAAACTATATCTGAACAGTATGGTATATATTTAGGTCAAAAAAAGATAGAGGATGATTTATCTGGATTTGATTATGCACTTACAGACTATGCTACATTTGTACCTTACATATATGGAAGATTCATGTTAGGTGATAGAAAAAGAACTAACAAAGAAATACAAATATTAAAAGATTTATACTGCTTAGCTCTAGAAGATATACAAAATTATGATATGATTGTATATGTTCCAAGACAGTTTGGATATGTTAAGGATGGAGTTAGATGGCAAGATGAAAGCATAGCTATTCAAATTGATGAGGCTATATTAAGCTTTTTAAAATCTGAAAATATAAACTTTGTAGAGGTTTCAGGATCTACAAAAGCTAGAGCTAAACAAATATTAGAATTATTAGATATAAACTATAATGAAACTGAATTACTAGATGAAAAAGATGAGAAATAA
- a CDS encoding patatin-like phospholipase family protein — protein MKLGLCLAGGGAKGAFEAGVIYGLYERNLKFDVIAGTSIGAINGYYIYTENVNNLKDMWINIQTIGENGIKIVDNTVDNSLAIDILKSLKNNSNSKRPFYVNYVNINNSIMTEKVVDISKLSYEAGLEAIKYSSLLPFRPSKDLKPSDQFKKDLVEGLYDGYNLDGGMLNNTLLKPLLDENVDKIIIITMNFDFELPEYIKSNYKKENIIIVKPDKAFEKNATLNFNGEFCKQTFNDGYEIAKRLTINV, from the coding sequence ATGAAATTAGGCTTATGTTTAGCTGGAGGTGGAGCTAAAGGGGCTTTTGAAGCAGGAGTTATATATGGACTTTATGAAAGAAATTTAAAATTTGATGTTATAGCAGGTACATCGATAGGTGCAATAAACGGATATTACATATACACAGAAAATGTTAACAACTTAAAGGATATGTGGATAAATATTCAGACAATTGGTGAAAACGGTATCAAAATAGTTGATAACACTGTGGATAACTCTTTGGCAATAGACATCTTAAAATCATTAAAAAACAATTCAAATAGTAAAAGACCATTTTATGTTAATTATGTTAATATAAATAATTCAATAATGACAGAAAAAGTTGTAGATATATCTAAATTAAGCTATGAAGCGGGATTAGAGGCTATAAAATATAGTTCATTACTTCCATTTAGACCATCAAAAGATCTTAAACCTTCAGATCAATTTAAAAAGGATTTAGTAGAAGGTTTATATGATGGATACAATTTAGATGGAGGAATGTTAAATAATACATTATTAAAGCCTTTATTAGATGAAAATGTGGATAAAATAATAATAATAACTATGAACTTCGACTTTGAATTACCTGAATATATAAAATCAAACTATAAAAAAGAAAATATAATTATAGTTAAGCCGGATAAAGCATTTGAAAAAAATGCTACATTGAATTTTAATGGAGAATTTTGCAAACAAACATTTAATGATGGATATGAAATAGCAAAAAGATTAACTATTAATGTATAA